The Pantoea vagans genome contains the following window.
CGCCAGCAGTTGCTGGAAAAAAACGGCAGAACCTAACTCGACGATAGGCCGGAAACACTGTAGCCAGCGGCCAATAAAGGCATTGTTTTTCGGTGCCGCCAGGAACCAGGATTCAATCACCGGATAATCGCGATCGCGAATCGACTCCTCGCGATAAAAGGCGACCAGGTCATATTGTTGATCCGCATTGACCGCCAGCAGTTCATCCAGCGTGCGATTGAGAATGATGGTGGCATCCATCCAGACACCGCCATAGCGGTGTAATAGTTCCAGACGGATCACATCACTTTTATGCGAAGCACGCATATCCGGGTGAACAAACTTCAGGTCCGGCAAATACTCGTGCATGTTGAGGTTGTTAATGACCGTCAGCGCATAACTGGGGTTTTCACGCGCTATTTTATCAACAAAGATTTGTACTTCAGCGGGCAGCTTTTCACTTTCCCAGTACATCCAAATTTGACGCGGAATCGGCGCAGGAGAATTGGCACGGGCCTGAAAATGGATATCCTGCTCGGCGATCCTGTTGTAGTCGGGGAGGCGCTTGCGGGTTGTCAGTTTTTTTTCTGCCAGCAAAGCCAACGAGACCAGATGTAATTTGAGTTTATTATCGAACATGGTGATTCCTGTAACCAGGTCGCCCGCTGTCCCAGTTTTTGCCCAAATCTGGACCTAAACTGGCCCTGAAACAGCTGGCGCAATGAGCCGATAATGGCCCGAAAAGTGGCTCAAAATTAACAAACAGCGCCGAACTGCTCAATAAATAAACCCGAAAAATCCAACTTTAAGAGAATACGCAGAGGGTACAGAAATCCGTGCCTTGCAAAGCAAGCGTTTAGCCGCTGTTAACCGGCAAATCTGTTAAGATCGCCGCGATTCTTTTTAAGTCGGTCAATCTCAATATGTTAAAACTCAAATTTTTGCTGCCTGCGGTTATCGTTATCAGTGCCGTGGTCTGGTGGCTGATGCCGCATTACAGTGATGAAGACAAAGGTTATTACATCGCCATGTTTTGTACGCTGACGCACGATGGGCGCGACAACTCAACACAGGCGATGCAGCAGATTATTGAAGGCAGTAATTCCGATTACGCACTGCAGAAAATTCATTTTCAGTCAGGTCTTGCAGACCATTTGCAAACCGTGTGGCAGGATTTAGCGCCAGAACAGCAGCAACAAGCGCGGCAGGAGAGTCTCTCCTGCCGACGCGTTATGTCTGAGAAATTACTGCCGGGTAAAGCGGTTCAGTGATCACTGCACCGGCAGCGCTAATACCGCGTCGGTGGTTTTGATTTCAGCGAAGACGTCGGCAACGCCCGCCAGTGCACTCTGCTGCAGCACTTTATGGTCGACGACGTTGTTATCCCAGGTGGCCAGATCGCGCGTGGCAGTGGCATCTTCGGGAATAATCACCGAGTAACCCAGCGGCACTGCATCTCGTGCGGTGGAAGAAACGCACATATGCGTCATCAGGCCGGTCACAATCAGTTGTTTAATGCCCAGTGCGTCCAACTGCTGTTGCAGGTCGGTGCCGACAAAAGAGCTTGGCGTGGCTTTGCTGATCACGCGGTCATTTTTACCTGGCTGCAAATCTTTATGGAATTCGGCGAAGCGGCTGCCTTTGGCAAACAGTGGGCCGTCCGCCGCGCCGAGATGTTGTACGAAGAACACCGGCATGCCGTTTTTATGGGCAAATTCAACGATACGCTTACTGTTCTTCAGCGCTTGCATGCCGTCAGGTATCGGCATCTTACCGCCGGGGAAATACTCGTTTTGAATATCGATAACGATAACGGCGGTTTGCTTAGCGGTGAGTTGCGTGGTGGCGGTGGCTCCGCTCATGGTGCGAATAGTCGGTGCGTTTTCTGCTGTACGCTCTTCTGCGATGGCACAACCTGAAATTGCCATCGCTAATGCCAGGGTGCTTGAAGCAAAGAAGTTTTTCATAGTTTGTAATCCTGGGGTAAGAGGAAATCAGGGTGACTTCCGATGCCCAGCAGTATGGCGATTCCATCCAGAGTGAAGGAGTACATGGCATGACAAATAGCGTTCACTTTGCGCCAAAAGTGGCTCGCGCAGATGCGCCGATTAAAGTGGGTGTCGTGGTGTTTGACGACATCATCCCATTCCATCTTTCCGTACCCTGTGCGGTATTTGAGAAGGCGGAACGGGAAGATGGCAGCGCGTGCTACCAGTTAATGATCTGTGCAACCCATGCAGGGCCGCTCAAGACCAACAGCGGTTTTTCGATTATCGCTGAGCATGATCTGGCTCAGCTAGCTGAGGCCGATGTGGTGGTGGTGCCGAGCTGGAGTGATCCGACTGTCGCTCCACCGCCCGCGTTATTGCAGGCGCTACAGCAGGCTGCGCAGCGTGGTGCGCAGATTGTGGGGTTATGTCTCGGCGCTTTCGTGTTGGGTGCTGCCGGGCTGCTGCATCAACAGCGTGCCACAACCCACTGGCGCTGGATGGCTGACTTTGAACGGCTTTATCCAGATGTTGAGATTGATCGCGATGTGCTCTACATCGACCAAGGGCAGATTGTGACCTCGGCAGGAACGGCGGCGAGTATCGATTGCTGCCTGCATCTGGTACGAGAGCAGTGCGGGGTGGATGTGGCGAACAGCGTGGCACGCATGCTGGTGGTGCCGCCGCATCGGCAGGGCGGCCAGGCGCAATACATCGAGCAGCCGGTGTATCACTCGGCGGGCAACGATCGCTTTATGTCAGCGTTGAGCTGGGCAACAGAAAACTTGCAGCAGGTACTTACCCTGGAGCAACTGGCGGAAAAGGCATTAATGAGCCGCCGCAGCTTCACCCGACGTTTTACCCAGACTACCGGTGGCTGCTTCAGCGAATGGCTGGTGAATCAACGGCTGGCACTGGCACAGCGATTTTTAGAAAAAACCGATCAACCTGTGGAATTGATTGCGGAAAAAGCCGGGTTCTCTTCACCCTTAATGTTACGACGACATTTTAAAAAACATCTGAATACCTCGCCGCTGCTTTACCGGAAAACGTTTCGCGGGCGCGTGTGAGCCTTCTGTCGTTACTCAGTATTCATTTTATTAAAGTGTTTAAATGGCAAAGCAACGAACTTCAATTAGGGTCTGAATATTTTCTTGATGTGAATGATTCCCATTGCAATATGCGAGCGGGTGACGCATCACCCGTCATAATCTCACGCATATTTATTTGATAAATTAAAAAATGGTAGAGGTTAATAAGGAAAGTAATTCCTTCAGTTATTAACGCATTACACAATCTATGCGTGCGGGAAATTTCCCATTTCGAGTTACCGGTACACGTATTTCTTTCACCGTTTCAGTGCTGTTAAATTCTTGCTTTCGGCAAATGGCACAGGGATCGGTGCTCTCCTGGAAAGCGTGCTGGACGTCAGCGCTGAGCTGGCGCTTGCGGCAGGCGAGCGGGGTACATCCCATCATCTGCTTGAACGAGCGCGTGAACGATTGCTGACTTTCAAAATGGTATTTAACCGCCAGACTGATGATGGGTGCGTTGCTGTATTTCAGCTCGCTAACACAACAAACCAGTTTCTTTTTACGGATGTAATGCGCCAGCGTTTCATGATGATAACGGGCAAATAACTTCTGCAAATACCATTTTGAATAACCAGACTTCAGTGCAATATCATCAATGCTCAAACGCTGATCCAGGTTCTCCATAATCCATTTGGTCACCGAATCAATAACCCCTTCGTTGTATTTTTTCTGCATCATTGTGATCCTCCATTAACTGCTCACAGTGTAAAATAATTAATCTTTCCAATCATCCGAATAACGTAAAGTTTTATCAGGAATTGACTGTTTTATTATTTGTCATCAAGACTGGTCTTGGTTTTCGTGAAAATAAACAATTTCTTGTTGTGTGGATGTTGTTTATTTAGCCTAATCACTGCCGTTATTATTAACTCAAATTTTCCATCGCTTTGCCGGGCTTAACATTGAAAAATCCAATCGGGGCAGGCACGCCTCATCAATACGCCAGAGCGAATAACATGCCAGACTGATGGTTTTTTCACTGTCCAGGAGAGGCACGCATGGCTTTTCATTTCTCTGTAAAACAATCACTTGCGGCAACGTTGATATCAATGTCGTTATTGCAAGCTGCCCCAGCCTTCGCCGCCACGGTGTATGGCGAGCAGCTGGAAGGCTTTTCCTACCCGCATCCGCTGCAACATTTTAATTTTTCCTCTCAGCAGCAGTCGCTCAGTATGGGATACATGGATGTGAAGCCCACGCAGCAGGCCAATGGTCAAACGGTGGTGTTGCTGCACGGTAAAAATTTCTGCGGCGCAACGTGGGACGACACCATTAATGCACTGAGCCAAAAGGGCTATCGCGTCATCGCGCCGGATCAGATTGGCTTCTGCACCTCAACCAAACCCGCTAACTATCAATACAGCTTCCAGCAACTGGCGCTGAATACGCACCAGCTGTTACAGCAGTTGGGTATCGAGAAAGCCATTATCGTCGGGCACTCAACCGGCGGTATGCTGGCCACGCGCTATGCACTGATGTATCCGCAGCAGACGCAGAAGTTGGTGCTGGTGAATCCGATTGGTCTGGAAGACTGGAAAGCGAAAGGTACGCCATGGCGCTCGGTGGATCAGTGGTATCAACGTGAGCTTAAGCTGAATGCGGCGGGCATTAAAAAGTACGAGCAGAACACCTATTACAGTGGTCAGTGGAAGCCAGAGTATGACAAATGGGTGGATATGCTGGCGGGGTTAAACAGCGGACCGGGCCACAAGAAAGTGGCGTGGAACTCGGCGCTGATTTACGACATGATCTTTACCCAGCCGGTCTATTATGAATTTAAAGACCTGAAAGTACCCACCACTTTGATGATCGGCACGGCGGATACCACGGCGATTGGCAGCGACATTGCGCCTCCAGCCATTAAAGCGCAGTTGGGACACTACAACGTGTTGGGCAAGCAAGTTGCACAGATGATTCCCGGCGCGCGTTTAATCGAGTTCCCGGGGTTGGGACACGCGCCACAGATGGAAGAACCACAGAAATTTAATCAGACGTTAATTAGCGATTTAGCGCAGTGATTGAAGGTGGGAGCGGAAGGGCGGCCTGAGAGCCTCACCCTACTGGCCGCAGCTGTTCGTAGGGGCGTGACTTGGCACGCCCATGATGTTATCGCGCCTGCTGCTTTTTGCCGTTCTTGGCGGCGTACATGCGCGCATCGCTGCTCTCCAGCAACTGTTCCAGCGATTGCGGATGGTCCGGGTCAAATTCCACGATGCCAGACGAGAAGTGCAGCGCATAGCGACGTTCCAGGTCACTGGTTTGCTGTTGCAGGAAGCGATCAAAACGCGCCAGTACGCCTTCCGCATCGTCCTGCTGCAAGCCGTTGAACAGCACTACAAACTCGTCTCCGCCTAAGCGGGCAAAGATATCGGCATGGCGGAAGCTCACCTTCATCGCATCGGCAAAATCCATCAGTGCGCGATCGCCTTCACGGTGGCCCAGCGTATCGTTGATGGCTTTAAAGCGATCAAGATCGAGGAAGGTCAAGCTGGCTGGCAGCTGCTTCACCTGACACTCATTCAGCGCCAACTGGCCGAGTGTCATAAACCCACGGCGGTTGGTGATCTGCGTCAGCTCATCCGAGGTGGCGGTCTGGAAAGCCACCAGCTCCGCTTCGGCCATCGCCGCGAGATCGCGCAGCGTATGCATATCGTCAGCGTTAAATTCGCGTGCATGGTGGTCAACGATGCACAACGTGCCGACCTTCGCACCCGCGGGCGTGCGCAGCGGACAACCCGCGTAGAAACGGACGGGATTCTCGGCGGTATTCACTAAGGGGTTATCGTGGAAGCGCTCATCTTCGAGGGCGTTCTCCACCACCATGATATCGTCCTGCAAGATGGCGTGGCCGCAGAACGAGGTATTGCGAGGGGCGGTGGTGCCGCTGGACCCGGCAATCGATTTGAACCATTGATGGTCCTCTTCCAGCAGGCTGACAAGCGCCACTGGCACGCCAAACAAACGACGGGCAAGGCGGGTTAATCGGTCAAAACGCTCTTCTGCAGGCGTGTGCAGAATGTTGAGCGCACGTAACTGGGCCAGACGATGTGACTCGTCCGCAGGCAGTGCAGGTGCTTTCATCGCGTTACTCTTTCTTTTGAATTATTCGGGTACAACATCACTGGTGTTTTACTGCCACGAGGGCATAAAGCGCTTAGCAACAGCTGCGATGTCTGTTGCTAAGCGTAACGATTATCAGAGCACTTTTTGCTCGGCAAGATCAAGGGCGAAATAGCT
Protein-coding sequences here:
- a CDS encoding glycosyltransferase family 32 protein produces the protein MFDNKLKLHLVSLALLAEKKLTTRKRLPDYNRIAEQDIHFQARANSPAPIPRQIWMYWESEKLPAEVQIFVDKIARENPSYALTVINNLNMHEYLPDLKFVHPDMRASHKSDVIRLELLHRYGGVWMDATIILNRTLDELLAVNADQQYDLVAFYREESIRDRDYPVIESWFLAAPKNNAFIGRWLQCFRPIVELGSAVFFQQLLALPNYDTILQGIKTPDYLVVYIAQQQALREENQYNFYLRKAEAGALLYQTLSGWRPVKLSRMLMVDALPEILPPVYKLTSFDRKYIATHLKYGVVNRDSLLGRVLLQDHSSELAPASTLAGKAAQ
- a CDS encoding sensor domain-containing diguanylate cyclase encodes the protein MKAPALPADESHRLAQLRALNILHTPAEERFDRLTRLARRLFGVPVALVSLLEEDHQWFKSIAGSSGTTAPRNTSFCGHAILQDDIMVVENALEDERFHDNPLVNTAENPVRFYAGCPLRTPAGAKVGTLCIVDHHAREFNADDMHTLRDLAAMAEAELVAFQTATSDELTQITNRRGFMTLGQLALNECQVKQLPASLTFLDLDRFKAINDTLGHREGDRALMDFADAMKVSFRHADIFARLGGDEFVVLFNGLQQDDAEGVLARFDRFLQQQTSDLERRYALHFSSGIVEFDPDHPQSLEQLLESSDARMYAAKNGKKQQAR
- a CDS encoding alpha/beta fold hydrolase encodes the protein MAFHFSVKQSLAATLISMSLLQAAPAFAATVYGEQLEGFSYPHPLQHFNFSSQQQSLSMGYMDVKPTQQANGQTVVLLHGKNFCGATWDDTINALSQKGYRVIAPDQIGFCTSTKPANYQYSFQQLALNTHQLLQQLGIEKAIIVGHSTGGMLATRYALMYPQQTQKLVLVNPIGLEDWKAKGTPWRSVDQWYQRELKLNAAGIKKYEQNTYYSGQWKPEYDKWVDMLAGLNSGPGHKKVAWNSALIYDMIFTQPVYYEFKDLKVPTTLMIGTADTTAIGSDIAPPAIKAQLGHYNVLGKQVAQMIPGARLIEFPGLGHAPQMEEPQKFNQTLISDLAQ
- a CDS encoding cysteine hydrolase family protein, whose amino-acid sequence is MKNFFASSTLALAMAISGCAIAEERTAENAPTIRTMSGATATTQLTAKQTAVIVIDIQNEYFPGGKMPIPDGMQALKNSKRIVEFAHKNGMPVFFVQHLGAADGPLFAKGSRFAEFHKDLQPGKNDRVISKATPSSFVGTDLQQQLDALGIKQLIVTGLMTHMCVSSTARDAVPLGYSVIIPEDATATRDLATWDNNVVDHKVLQQSALAGVADVFAEIKTTDAVLALPVQ
- a CDS encoding helix-turn-helix domain-containing protein, coding for MMQKKYNEGVIDSVTKWIMENLDQRLSIDDIALKSGYSKWYLQKLFARYHHETLAHYIRKKKLVCCVSELKYSNAPIISLAVKYHFESQQSFTRSFKQMMGCTPLACRKRQLSADVQHAFQESTDPCAICRKQEFNSTETVKEIRVPVTRNGKFPARIDCVMR
- a CDS encoding GlxA family transcriptional regulator, which codes for MTNSVHFAPKVARADAPIKVGVVVFDDIIPFHLSVPCAVFEKAEREDGSACYQLMICATHAGPLKTNSGFSIIAEHDLAQLAEADVVVVPSWSDPTVAPPPALLQALQQAAQRGAQIVGLCLGAFVLGAAGLLHQQRATTHWRWMADFERLYPDVEIDRDVLYIDQGQIVTSAGTAASIDCCLHLVREQCGVDVANSVARMLVVPPHRQGGQAQYIEQPVYHSAGNDRFMSALSWATENLQQVLTLEQLAEKALMSRRSFTRRFTQTTGGCFSEWLVNQRLALAQRFLEKTDQPVELIAEKAGFSSPLMLRRHFKKHLNTSPLLYRKTFRGRV